A region of Clostridium acetobutylicum ATCC 824 DNA encodes the following proteins:
- the pgmB gene encoding beta-phosphoglucomutase, protein MGIKAVIFDLDGVIVSTDEYHYRAWKAMADEEGIYFDKRINERLRGVGRMESLEIILEKAKKTYNTKEKIQMTERKNFIYRELLNELTPKHILKGVMNVLETLRAKNIKIAIGSSSKNTSIILEKIKLDKYFDAVADGREIKKSKPNPEVFLLAAKKLKVSPEECLIVEDADAGVEAAIAGGMKVLAVGYASNNIKANYKFKDLSCVDIKEVICK, encoded by the coding sequence GTGGGTATTAAAGCTGTTATTTTTGATTTAGATGGAGTTATAGTTTCAACAGATGAGTATCATTACAGAGCATGGAAGGCTATGGCTGATGAGGAAGGAATATATTTTGACAAAAGAATAAATGAAAGACTTCGAGGGGTTGGTAGAATGGAAAGTTTAGAAATAATTTTAGAAAAAGCTAAAAAAACATACAATACAAAAGAAAAAATTCAAATGACGGAAAGGAAAAATTTTATATACAGAGAGTTATTAAATGAGTTGACTCCAAAGCACATATTAAAAGGAGTTATGAACGTATTAGAAACCTTAAGAGCAAAGAATATAAAAATAGCAATTGGATCTTCTAGTAAAAACACGTCAATTATTTTAGAAAAGATAAAATTAGATAAATATTTTGATGCAGTTGCAGATGGCAGAGAGATAAAAAAAAGTAAACCGAATCCAGAAGTGTTTTTACTTGCGGCAAAGAAATTAAAGGTAAGTCCAGAAGAGTGCTTAATAGTTGAAGATGCGGATGCTGGAGTTGAGGCAGCAATTGCTGGCGGAATGAAGGTTTTAGCTGTTGGATATGCTTCAAATAATATAAAAGCTAATTATAAATTTAAAGATTTATCCTGCGTAGATATAAAAGAAGTAATTTGTAAATAA